TATTGCTGTTTACAACGGCTTGGAAAAACAGGGTATCGCATGACCACAATCGTCAACAGTTGGAATGAATGGGATCCATTGAAACATGTGATTGTCGGCCGCGCCGATGATTGCCACATCCCGCCAGAAGAGCCCGCGCTTGATGCCAAGGTTCCCGAAGATAGCGATATGCGCGGCCAATGGGGGCGCCGGCCGCAAGAAACCATCGACCGCGCCAATGAGCTGCTCGATAACTTTGCAAATATGTTGGGAAAACGGGGGGTTACAGTAGATCGGCCAACGCCGATTGATTTTTCCAAACCCGCCACAACACCCGATTTTCATACCGATAGCCAGTTTGGCTGCATGCCGCCGCGCGATGTTTTGCTGACCGTTGGCTCCGAAATTCTTGAGGCAACGATGTCATATCGCTGCCGCTGGTTTGAGTACCTGTGTTACCGGCCATTGATGGAGCGTTATTGGGAGGAAGACCCCAATTTCCGCCATGAAGCGGCGCCAAAGCCGCGCCTAACAGACGAAGATTATCACCCCGATTACCTTTCTGATAAAATCGGGGTTGAAAAGCGGCTTAAGTGGGCGGCGGAGAAGTTTTTTGTCACCACCGAGCAAGAACCGCTGTTTGATGCAGCAGATGTCCTTCGATTCGGCCGCGATCTGGTGGTGCAGCACGGCTTTACCACCAACCTGAAAGGCATTGAGTGGCTGCGCCGGCATTTCCCCGATCACCGCGTGCACACAGTCAATTTCCCCGGTGATCCCTATCCGATCCATATTGACGCAACCTTTACCCCGCTGCGGCCCGGTTTGATCTTGAACAACCCGCAACGGCGCCTGCCCGATGAGCAGCGCGGCATGTTTGAAAAAAATGACTGGCAGATCGTGGATGCGGCGCAACCGGCGCATAATGCACCGCCGCCCCTTTGCTATTCATCGACATGGCTAAGCATGAATGTTCTGGTGCTAGACCATAAAACGGTTTGCGTTGAAAAATCCGAGGTCTACCAAGCGGAGCAGATGGATAAACTGGGCATGGACGTGGTTGAGGTTGATCTGCGTGATGCCTATGCCTTTGGCGGCGGGCTGCATTGCTGCACGGCAGATGTTTACCGCGAAGGCAGCTGCGAAGATTATTTTCCTGTAAAATAAAAGTTGCCGCCACAAACTGCCGTGAGATCAAAACAGCCGTGATGAAATCACACCAGTATTGACACCATATTTGCGCAGCTCGCCAAAAAGCCGCTGGCGCTCCATTTTGGGGCAAAGGTTTTGGATCACATCAATGCCCTGCGCTTCAGCCATAGCGGCAGCGGCAGGATGCTCAACACCGATTTGCATCCAGATGGTTTTAAGACCTTTGAAACACGCCAGAGCATCATCTACAATTGCAGGCACTGCCTCTGGCCTACGGAAAATATCAACCATATCAACGGGTTCATTGATATCTGACAACTGCGCATAAACCTTTTCACCAAATAATATTTTACCGGCATGCCCAGGGTTGACCGAGATTACGCGGTACCCTTTAAAACTAAGATACCGGGCCACAAAATAACTCGGGCGGATTGGATTAGGGCTAACCCCAACCGCTGCAATAACTTTGGTTCGGGTCAAAATATCATACAAATAGCGATGGGAATAAGTGTTTGACACGCGCAGCCTCTTTTCTTTGGTTCTGACTTACTGCATAGTCTTGGAACATTCAAAGCTTTATGACTAGGTGAGGGTATGATGCACCCAAGCAGCCCGTATTTGACCACCAAAGAACTTGCTCAACTGCTGCGCCTTGGTGAACGTAAGGTTTATGATCTTGCCTCCAGCGAGCAAATACCCTGCTTGCGCGCAGGAGGAAAACTACTGTTTGAGCGCAGTGCAGTTGAGGCTTGGCTCAAACAATCCCATACTGGCCCAAACCTTGAGGCCGCGCTTAACTTGCCAGCGATTATCGCCGGCAGCCATGATCCGCTGCTCGACTGGGCGTTGCGACAATCCGGCAGCGGGCTTGCGGGCTATTTTGATGGCAGCGAAGACGGGCTTACGCGGGTGCGCGGCAAAAAAGCGGCGCTCTGCGCATTGCATATTTATGAAGAAAAGGGCTGGAATACCAACCGCGTGTCGGCAGAATTTAACGATCTTCCTGTTGTCTTGGTTGAGTTTTGCAAACGGGAACGCGGTCTAATCGCTTCGCAAGGAAACCCGTTAGGTATCAAGGGCTTAGATGATATAAAGCGCCGTCGACTTGCCCGCCGGCAAGAGGGCGCAGCGGGTCAGAAATTGTTTGAACACTTGCTGTCAGACGCAGGTGTCAACGCTGATATGGCCTTTGCAGGGCAAAGTATTGCACGCTCTGAAAGCGATCTCGCGCTTGAGGTGAAATCAGGCCGTGCCGAGGCCGCCTTTGGGCTTAAATCCGAAGCTGTTGCGCAAAATCTTGATTTTATTCCGATCATGACAGAACGGCTTGACCTTTTAGTCTGGCGTAAAGCTTGGTTTGATACTGCGTTTCAAAAATTTATAAATTTTTGTGAAGGCGATATATTCAAAGATCAGGCAAAATCGCTGTCTGGCTATGATTTATCTGATTTTGGCCATATTCATTTTAACGCGTCGCATTAGGGAAAAACAGCGCTTTTCCATCCAAATTATAGCGGCCAATCGCAGCTTGCCCCTCTGGGCCGGTTATCCAGTTCACAAAGGCCTTGGCCCCGGCTGCATTTACCCGCGGATGGCGCGATGGATTAACGGCTATCACCCCGTATTGATTAAATAATCTGGCATCCCCTTCGACCAAAACCTCTAGATTTCCACGATTTGAAAAGCTCAACCAAGTGGCACGGTCTGTCATCACGTAGGCGCCTATTGATGTGGCCATATTGAGCGTTGCGCCCATACCTGAGCCAGTTTCACGATACCACGCGCCTGAGGCAGAGATCAGGTCGATATCGGTGGCCCGCCAAAGCCGCAACTCTGCCCGGTGTGTCCCACTGTCATCCCCGCGCGATACAAACAGAGCTTTATTTTTGGCAATTTTGACAAGCGCAGCGACAGCATTGCTGCCTCCTGAGATGCCCGCAGGGTCGGATGGCGGACCTGCGATAATAAAATCATTATACATTACATCATGTCTGGCTAATCCCCATCCTTGGGCAACAAACTCTTCCTCAGCATTTTTGGCATGCACTAATAGTACGT
The nucleotide sequence above comes from Rhodobacteraceae bacterium Araon29. Encoded proteins:
- a CDS encoding serine/threonine protein kinase; the protein is MTTIVNSWNEWDPLKHVIVGRADDCHIPPEEPALDAKVPEDSDMRGQWGRRPQETIDRANELLDNFANMLGKRGVTVDRPTPIDFSKPATTPDFHTDSQFGCMPPRDVLLTVGSEILEATMSYRCRWFEYLCYRPLMERYWEEDPNFRHEAAPKPRLTDEDYHPDYLSDKIGVEKRLKWAAEKFFVTTEQEPLFDAADVLRFGRDLVVQHGFTTNLKGIEWLRRHFPDHRVHTVNFPGDPYPIHIDATFTPLRPGLILNNPQRRLPDEQRGMFEKNDWQIVDAAQPAHNAPPPLCYSSTWLSMNVLVLDHKTVCVEKSEVYQAEQMDKLGMDVVEVDLRDAYAFGGGLHCCTADVYREGSCEDYFPVK
- a CDS encoding CoA-binding protein: MSNTYSHRYLYDILTRTKVIAAVGVSPNPIRPSYFVARYLSFKGYRVISVNPGHAGKILFGEKVYAQLSDINEPVDMVDIFRRPEAVPAIVDDALACFKGLKTIWMQIGVEHPAAAAMAEAQGIDVIQNLCPKMERQRLFGELRKYGVNTGVISSRLF
- a CDS encoding helix-turn-helix domain-containing protein; the encoded protein is MHPSSPYLTTKELAQLLRLGERKVYDLASSEQIPCLRAGGKLLFERSAVEAWLKQSHTGPNLEAALNLPAIIAGSHDPLLDWALRQSGSGLAGYFDGSEDGLTRVRGKKAALCALHIYEEKGWNTNRVSAEFNDLPVVLVEFCKRERGLIASQGNPLGIKGLDDIKRRRLARRQEGAAGQKLFEHLLSDAGVNADMAFAGQSIARSESDLALEVKSGRAEAAFGLKSEAVAQNLDFIPIMTERLDLLVWRKAWFDTAFQKFINFCEGDIFKDQAKSLSGYDLSDFGHIHFNASH
- a CDS encoding sulfate transporter — protein: MMRKMNKYRAYVVFCCFIMILWCGKAVAADYIVIQSTTSTRNSGLLEAILPQFTQETGFQARVVSVGTGQALRNAQNGDGDVLLVHAKNAEEEFVAQGWGLARHDVMYNDFIIAGPPSDPAGISGGSNAVAALVKIAKNKALFVSRGDDSGTHRAELRLWRATDIDLISASGAWYRETGSGMGATLNMATSIGAYVMTDRATWLSFSNRGNLEVLVEGDARLFNQYGVIAVNPSRHPRVNAAGAKAFVNWITGPEGQAAIGRYNLDGKALFFPNATR